The following nucleotide sequence is from Achromobacter spanius.
ACAACAGCGCGCTGGACAAGCCCGAGTTCCGCAGCCACAAGGCCACTTATGGCGTGGTGTACCGCCTGCCGCAAGAGGTCAACGCGATACTGGACGCCAAGGTCAATGGCGTCTTGAAGCAGGACCTGCTGGCGCTGGGCCTGCAAACCGAGGCCAACACGCCCAACCTGCCGCACGTGACGGTGGTGCACATCCACAGCGCCGACCCCGCCACCCCCGCCCGCATGCTCAAAGCGCTGCCCAAGCCGCCCGCGCCTTTGCAGGTCACGCTGAAAACCTTCTACCCCACCGAAGCCGCCAAGGGCGCGGGGCACCCGTGGTGGCTGGACCTGGGCGTGGTCAAAAGCGGCCAGGGCTTTGAAGACATGATGCGCTACAACACCGTGGCCACCGCCGCGCTGGCGCCCTTGCGCGACGGCCCTCTGCCGCGCGTGACCGGCCCTGTCTACGCCAAGATGAGCGACGCCGGCCGCGCGCTGGTCAAGACCGTGGGCGTGAGCGGCGTCAATGTGATGCAAGACGGCAAAGAACTACGCGCCCACAACCCGCACACCACGCTGGTCTACAGCATGACGCGCTACGACACCCGCATGCAGGACGCCATGAAGCAGGAGTCCGACAAGTTCAACGCGGCCCTGCCCGACGGCATCAACACCACGTTCAAGGACGTTTCCATTGTGGAAATCGGCTTTGCCGGCAACGTCGTGCGCGAGATCTATCGCGTGAGCCTGGAAGACGGCTCGGTGATGGACGTGGCCACGGGCAAGAAGATCGGCGCCTGAACGCCTGCTTGGCCCCGGTGCGGGCCAGGTGGAATTGGGCAAGGAACGGGCTGCCGACTGCTGCCATTCCGTGGCAGCATTACGCCATTCCCGCCACACGCCCTTTCCCCATGTCCCGCACCGAACGACTTCTGGACCTGCTGCAGACCCTGCGTCGCCACCGCCTGCCCGTCAGCGGGCATCGGCTAGCCGCCGAAATGGGCGTCAGCCTGCGCACGCTGTACCGCGACATCGCGACGCTGCAATGCCAGGGCGCGGAGATCGAAGGCGAGCCGGGCGTGGGCTACGTGCTGCGCCCCGGCTTCATGCTGCCGCCGCTGATGTTCAGCACCGAAGAAATCGAGGCGCTGGTGCTGGGCACGCGCTGGGTCGCGGGGCGTTCCGACGAGCGCTTAGGGATGGCGGCGCGCAACGCGCTGGCCAAGATCGGCGCGGTGCTGCCGCAGGAACTGCGCGATGAGCTGGACGCCATTCCGCTCTTGGTGGCGCCCAGCGCCATCGCCGTGGTCGACCAGGTTGACGTGGCGCTGATCCGTCAGGCGATACGCACGGAACACCGCCTGCACATCCGCTACCGCGACGACAAGGGTTCGAACTCCGAGCGCGTGATATGGCCGTTTGCCCTGGGCTTTTTCGACAGCGTGCGCATCGTCATGGCCTGGTGCGAACTGCGGCAGGACTTCCGCCATTTCCGCACCGACCGCATCGCCACGCTGACACCCGGCGAGCGCTATCCCCGCCGCCGCCACGTGCTGCTGAAAGAATGGCGCGCCATTGCGCAGGATTCGCAGAATTGCTGAGGCACGCTACTGCCTTGCTGAGCACGCTACTGCCAAAAACTGACAGCACCCCTGCCTAAGATACGCGCATCCCTCACCCAGGAGCGCGTCATGTCTCACACCATCCCCGCCGACACCAACCTCGTCATCTTCTACGTTGAAAAACCGCAGACCAGCGCGGCGTTCTACAGCGCCCTGCTGCAACGTCCGCCGGTTGAAAGCACCCCCACATTTGCCCTCTTCGTGCTGGACTCCGGCTTGAAGCTGGGCCTGTGGTCGCGCTACACGGTGGAGCCGGCGGCGGCGGGCCGTGGCGGCGCGTCTGAACTGGCGTTCTGCGTGGCGGATGCCGACGCGCTCAACCAGCGCCACCTGGACTGGAGCCTGCGCGGCCTGCCCATTCTGCAAGCGCCCACCAACATGGATTTCGGCCGCACCTTCGTGGCGCTAGACCCTGACGGCCACCGCCTGCGCGTCTTTGCGCCGGCACGCGAACCGGTCACGGTGGCGGAACCCGCCGACACCGTGGCCGCGCATGCCCTCTGATCCGGCAAGGGCCTCCGATCAGCCGCGCTGCTGGCGGGCCTGAAGCACCACGGCTTCGCCGCGCTTCTTGAACAGCACCACATACAGCACGGCCAGGATCAGCAGGAACGGCACCCCGAACACCAGCGTCATCTGGAACACGTTGGTGAAGTAGGTGGTGACCAAAATCGCCAGCATCGCCACCGCGCCCAGCAACGTCAGCACCGGAAAGCCGGGCATGCGGAACGACAGCGCGCCGCCGCCTTCGCGTGCCCAGCGGCGGCGAAAGAAGTAGTGCGTCACGAAGATCATCATCCAGGTGAACAGCGCGCCGAACATCGAGATGGCCATCATCAAGGTGAAGGCCGTGTCGGGGTACATCACCTTCAGCACCACGGCGATGGCGATGCCGCTGGTGGACAGCAGCAGCGCGTTCAGCGGCGTGCCGCTTTTGGTCAGGCGGCCGAACAACGAGGGCGCATGGCCCGCGCGCGACAGGCTGAACATCATGCGCGTGGTGATGTAAAGCTGGCTGTTCATGGCCGACAAGGCCGCCACCAGCACGATGAAGTTGATGACGCCCGCCGCGCCCGGAATGTCCAGCGCCAGCATCACCTTCACGAAGGGGCTGCCTTCCTTGCCGGCTTCGTTCCAGGGCACGATCGCCAATATCAACGCCAAGGTCAGCAGGTAGAACACGACCAGCCGCACGATGGTGGCGCGAAACGCTTTCTTCACGGCGCGCTCGGGGTCTTCGGCCTCGCCTGCGGCCACCGCGATCATCTCGACGCTAAGGTAGCTGAAGATCGAGATCACCACGGCAATCCACATGCCCCACAGCCCATTCGGAAAGAAGCCGCCGTGCGCCGTGTACTGCGCAACGCCGTACTGCGGGTTGCCCCACACCACGTACGCGCCCAGGATGATGAAGGCCACGATGGCGGTGATCTTCACGGTGGAGAACCAGTATTCGATGGTGCCGAACGCCTTGACGCTCATCGCGTTCACCAGGATCAGCGCCCCCGAGAACACGCACACCCATAGCCACCCAGGCACATCCGGGAACCAGAAATGCATGTACTCGGCCACGGCGGTGACCTCGGTGCCCACCGCCAGCACCACGCACGACCAGTACGCATAGCGCACCAGAAAGCCGGCCAAAGGGCCGATGTAGTGCTCGGCATAGGCGCCGAACGACCCCGAGGTGGAATGCGCCACCGTCATTTCCGCCAGGCAGCCCATCAGCAAGAGCGTGATCAGCCCGCCGATGGCGTAGCTGATGATGACGCTGGGCCCGGCAAAACCGATGGCGAATTTGCTGCCCAGAAACAGGCCCGTGCCGATGGCCCCGCCGATGGCGATCATGCTCATCTGGCCCGAGGTCAAGCGCCGCTTGAGCCCCTGTTCGCGTTCGGCGATCTGGCCGAATCCTTGTGGTTTTTGCATTGTCTCCTCCTGCATTGCCCCCTCCTCCCGTGCGCTCTCTTTATGGTGATGCTGCCGGTTCGGCCCCGCAAGATGGGGCCACGCTCTCTGGCGTTCAGGTCACGGCCGAACGTTGCTTGAATTCCGGCTTGTCCCAAGCGCGCGTGTCCAGCACGTCTTTCAGGATGTCCACCGCGTCCCAGACGTCGGCATGGCCGAAGTACAGCGGCGTCAGGCCAAAGCGCAGCACTTCGGGCTCGCGGTAATCGCCGATCAGGCCGCGCGCGATCAGCGCCTGCATGACTTCGTAGCCGTTGGGATGCAGGAAGCTCACGTGGCTGCCGCGTTCGGCATGCGTGCGCGGCGTGACGAGCGTCAGCGGGTGGTCGGCGCAGCGTTCCTCGACCAGCTTGATGAACAGGTCGCCCAGCGCCAGCGACTTGGCACGCACCTGCGCCATGTCGGCAGCTTGCGCCACGTCCAGCCCGCATTCCACCAGCGACAAGGACACGATGGGCTGGGTGCCGCACAGGTAGCGGCGGATGCCGCCGGCCGGCTCGTAGGCCACGGCCATGTCGAACGGCCGCGTGTGGCCCCACCAGCCGGACAGCGGCTGCCAGAAGTCCTTCGTGTGGCGCGGGGCCACCCAGATGAAAGCCGGCGAGCCGGGGCCGCCGTTCAGGTATTTATAGGTGCAGCCCACGGCGAAGTCGGCGTTGGCGCCGTTCAGGTCCACGGGCACCGCACCGGCCGCGTGCGCCAGGTCCCAGATGGTGAGCGCGCCGCGCTCGTGCGCCAGCGCGGTCACCGAGGCCATGTCGTGCATCTGGCCGCTGCGATAGTTGACGTGCGACAGCAGCATGACGGCAACCGAGTCGTCCAGCGCCTTGTCCAGCGGCAACTCGTCGTCGATCAGGCGCATCTCGTAGCCCTGTTGCAGCAGGTCGATCATGCCCTGGACCATGTAGAGATCGGTGGGGAAGTTGTCGCGTTCGGACAGGATGACGCGGCGTGCCGGCTGCTGTTGCTGCTGGATGCGCAGCGCGGCGGCCAGCGCCTTGAAGATGTTCAGGGACGTGGTGTCGGTAACCACCATTTCACCGTCGCGCGCGCCCAGCAGGCTGCCCAGCTTGTTGCCCAGGCGCGCGGGCAGTTCGAACCAGCCGGCGGTGTTCCAGCTACGGATCAGGTCGGTGCCCCATTCCTGCGTGATCACGCCGGCGGCGCGGGCGGCGGCGCCCTTGGGCATCACGCCCAGCGAATTGCCGTCCATGTAGAGCACGCCGGGCGGCAGCTCGAAGCGGTCTTTCAGGGGGGCCAGGGGGTCTTTCCGGTCTGCGGCGACGCAGTCTTCGCGGGTGGTCATGCGGTGCTCCTTCGGGCAATATGCTGCAAACAGGATAGCAGCGCGCCAGGGCCGAATAATTGCAAAAGCAGGCGTGGCTTACCCTAGGATTCCGCATTGAATTGCGCTGAAGTTCAATTATTAGAATTGGATTGCACCATGCATCTAGACGCCACCGACCAACGCATTCTTTACCGCCTGCAAGAGAACGGGCAGATCAGCAACCAGGACCTGGCCGAGCAGGTGGCGCTATCGCCATCGGCCTGCCTGCGCCGGGTGCGGGCGCTGGAAGAAGCCGGTTTCATCCGCCACTATCGCGCGGTGCTGGACGCCGACAAGCTGGGCTTTG
It contains:
- a CDS encoding helix-turn-helix transcriptional regulator: MSRTERLLDLLQTLRRHRLPVSGHRLAAEMGVSLRTLYRDIATLQCQGAEIEGEPGVGYVLRPGFMLPPLMFSTEEIEALVLGTRWVAGRSDERLGMAARNALAKIGAVLPQELRDELDAIPLLVAPSAIAVVDQVDVALIRQAIRTEHRLHIRYRDDKGSNSERVIWPFALGFFDSVRIVMAWCELRQDFRHFRTDRIATLTPGERYPRRRHVLLKEWRAIAQDSQNC
- a CDS encoding VOC family protein, which gives rise to MSHTIPADTNLVIFYVEKPQTSAAFYSALLQRPPVESTPTFALFVLDSGLKLGLWSRYTVEPAAAGRGGASELAFCVADADALNQRHLDWSLRGLPILQAPTNMDFGRTFVALDPDGHRLRVFAPAREPVTVAEPADTVAAHAL
- a CDS encoding amino acid permease yields the protein MQKPQGFGQIAEREQGLKRRLTSGQMSMIAIGGAIGTGLFLGSKFAIGFAGPSVIISYAIGGLITLLLMGCLAEMTVAHSTSGSFGAYAEHYIGPLAGFLVRYAYWSCVVLAVGTEVTAVAEYMHFWFPDVPGWLWVCVFSGALILVNAMSVKAFGTIEYWFSTVKITAIVAFIILGAYVVWGNPQYGVAQYTAHGGFFPNGLWGMWIAVVISIFSYLSVEMIAVAAGEAEDPERAVKKAFRATIVRLVVFYLLTLALILAIVPWNEAGKEGSPFVKVMLALDIPGAAGVINFIVLVAALSAMNSQLYITTRMMFSLSRAGHAPSLFGRLTKSGTPLNALLLSTSGIAIAVVLKVMYPDTAFTLMMAISMFGALFTWMMIFVTHYFFRRRWAREGGGALSFRMPGFPVLTLLGAVAMLAILVTTYFTNVFQMTLVFGVPFLLILAVLYVVLFKKRGEAVVLQARQQRG
- the kynU gene encoding kynureninase, whose amino-acid sequence is MTTREDCVAADRKDPLAPLKDRFELPPGVLYMDGNSLGVMPKGAAARAAGVITQEWGTDLIRSWNTAGWFELPARLGNKLGSLLGARDGEMVVTDTTSLNIFKALAAALRIQQQQQPARRVILSERDNFPTDLYMVQGMIDLLQQGYEMRLIDDELPLDKALDDSVAVMLLSHVNYRSGQMHDMASVTALAHERGALTIWDLAHAAGAVPVDLNGANADFAVGCTYKYLNGGPGSPAFIWVAPRHTKDFWQPLSGWWGHTRPFDMAVAYEPAGGIRRYLCGTQPIVSLSLVECGLDVAQAADMAQVRAKSLALGDLFIKLVEERCADHPLTLVTPRTHAERGSHVSFLHPNGYEVMQALIARGLIGDYREPEVLRFGLTPLYFGHADVWDAVDILKDVLDTRAWDKPEFKQRSAVT